The Terriglobales bacterium genome segment GCATCTCGCTGTCGCCTTCATTGCGGATGTGCGAGGCGTAGATGCCACCGTACTTGGAGGCGACTTTGGCGAGCGCGATGAGCTCTTCGGTCGAGGCGTAGTTCGCGGGAGCGTAGATGAGCGAAGTGGAAAGGCCGAGGGCGCCGTCGAACATCGCATCCTCGACCTTCTCTTCCATCTTCGCGAGTTCTTCTTTGGTGGGCGCGCGGTCTTCCTTGCCGAGGACGACCTCGCGGACCTGGGTCGCGCCCACGAAAGTGGCGATGTTCACGCCCGAGCCCTGTGCTTCGAGGCGGCGGAAGTACTCGTCGAGCGTGCGCCAATCCACCGTGAGCTTGAAGTGCTCGAGAAAGTCCTTGGCCTCGCGGATGGTGAAGTCGTCCTGGGGGGCGACGGATTCGCCTTCGCCGGTGACTTCTGTGGTCACGCCCTGAGTGAGTTTGGAGAACGCCTGCTTGTCGATGAGGACGTTCACCTCCGACTGACCGAGCATGTCGATGAAACCGGGAGCGACTACCAGGCCGCGGGCATCGATCGTCTGCTTTGCGGTGACGCCCGGAGCGGCCTGGCCGACGAAGGCGATGCGGTCAGCGATGAGCCCGAGGTCGGCCTGGACCCAGGGATTGCCGGCGCCGTCCACCACGCGGCCGTTGCGGATGAGAATGTCGTACTGCTGGGCGTAGGCAGGCAGCGGTAAGAGCAGCAGCAGAAGCAGGATGCGTTTCATGAGCGGGCAACAAAATACAACAACCAGGGCGAAGGCAGAAGTCAGATCGAAGAAGGGAGGAGTCACTGCCAGAGCTTGGCGATGGCGATGGCAAGGCCAGCGGCGAGCAGGGTGCTCGAGAAGTTGACCTGGTCATTGTTGAGTATGCGTCTGCGTTCGAGGGTCGCCCCCAGCAGACTGTCAAAGAACATGCCGCAGACGGCGGCCATAGCAGCGATGGCCAAGCCGTAACCTGGGACCGATGCTGTGAGCACGGCGACGCCGGAGACCACCAGGGCGGCAGCCATGCCGGCCAGAGTGCCGGGACCGCTCACCCCGCCGTCGGTGCCTACGGGAACGGGCCGCAAGGTGGTGAGCAGCACGGGCTCGGCACCGAGAGCTTGGCCCATCTCGCTGGAGATGGTGTCGGCGGCAGCCTCGGCCAGAGCGCCGGCGCAAGCGAACATCAAGAGCGGCTTGTGCAGATAGGTGGCCAACAGTGCGCAGGCCGTGGCCACCGCCAGGTTGGCGAGCACCTGGGAGGCAGAGCGTCCTTCGCGCTTTTCAGCTGTGCCGAGCTGCTGCTTGCGGCGATATCCGGCGCGGGTGGCGGCCGCGGTGAGGACGAAGACCGCGAGCTCGACCATGAACAGCGGCGGCCAGGCGATCCAAAGCAGAAAAGTGACGGCGGCCCCGGCGATCGCGCCCGAGAGGGAGACGGAACGGAGGATGCGGGCCGCGACCGCGAAGGCGGCGGTCACGACCAGCCCCGCGGGCACGCGCGACACGGCCAGGTGCCAGCCGTCCGGAGAGACGGGGGACAGCAGCACCACGATGGCGGACAACGCGCTCATGGCTTGCGGCAGAGAGTCCGGTGCAGCGCATCGTATCAGAGGCCAGGGAGGTTATCGGGCGCGCGGAAGCCGAGTGTCATGCCACACGAATCGCCGATCAAGGACTTCGCGCGCTAGCGCGGGTTCCGCAGTTCCCGTAGAATAATCCATTCGTCATCATCACCAATGCCTGGCCGAGCAGCAGGCGGGAGTGTGAATGAGTTCATTGGGCAAGGCGGGACTCGCAGTCATTGTTTTTGCCGTGATCATCTGGGTGGGCTGTAACGAAGCGTTTCGCCCGATCGTGATCCCCATCCCCAGCCCGGGGCCGGACCCGCAAAACCTGTCGCGCGCGTACGCGCTGAGCAACAATTGCGTCCCCACTTGCCCGGTGCCGCCGCCTGGTTCCGGCATCGGGGCGCTGACCACGATTGACGTCCCCGGAGATACCGTCACCTCGGTCCAGTATGGCGGACGCGGGCCGGTGGATCTGTTCGTAACCCCGGGCGGTGGTCTGGCTTTCACCGTGAACAACCTGGATGACAACCTGACCGCGATCAGCCCGGGCAATCTGAACACGTTTCCGGCGACCATCCCGTTGCCGACCGGCGCGCAGCCGGTATTCGCTTTCAACCCCGGCATAGGCGCTTTATATGTCGCGGAGCCAGGGCGTAATCGGGTGGCGGTGATCAGCCTCGGTACCCTCGCCATGACGTCCGAGATCATAGTGGGAACCAGCCCGGTGGCGATCGCGGAACCGCCCAATGGACAGAAGGTCTATGTCGTGAACCAGGGGGACGGCACGGTCACGGTGGTGCGGACCGCCGATAACAGCGTGCTGGGAACCATTGCGGTGGGAACGTCGCCGGTGGCGGCGGTGGCCAGCTCGGACGGGCGCTTCGTATTCGTGGCCAACGAAGGCAGCAACGACGTGACGGTGATCGACACTACGAACGACACCACCGCCTTGACGACCATCGCCCTGGGAGCTTCTCCGGGCTGCGCCGGGCAGGTCCCCTGTTTTTCGATCACCTACGACCCAGGACTGAAGCGGGTGTACACGGCGAACCGGGCGAGCAACACGGTGAGCATCATCCGGGCGGACCAGCCGTTGCCGACGCTGCCGTCGCTGTTGACGCCGGCCCCGGGCATCGATGTGACCGCGTGCGCGGGTGCCGGGGCATCGCCCCAGCAGGTGGCGGTGCTGCCGGATGGGTCCCGCGCTTACGTGGCGAACGCAGGCACCGACAACGTCTGCGTGCTCGACAGCCTGAGCAACACCTTCACCAAGAGCATCGCGCTCCCAGTAGGAGCGGCCCCCACGTCGGTCGCTGCTTCCGCCAGCGGGACCAAGGTGTACACGGCCAATCCCGGGACGCAGAACATCAGCATCATCGCGACCACGTCCGACACCATCATTACTTCGCTGCAATCCCCGAAAGCCGATCCGAATTGCCAGGACCCGGCGCCGCCGGCCGCTCCGGTGT includes the following:
- a CDS encoding DUF92 domain-containing protein gives rise to the protein MSALSAIVVLLSPVSPDGWHLAVSRVPAGLVVTAAFAVAARILRSVSLSGAIAGAAVTFLLWIAWPPLFMVELAVFVLTAAATRAGYRRKQQLGTAEKREGRSASQVLANLAVATACALLATYLHKPLLMFACAGALAEAAADTISSEMGQALGAEPVLLTTLRPVPVGTDGGVSGPGTLAGMAAALVVSGVAVLTASVPGYGLAIAAMAAVCGMFFDSLLGATLERRRILNNDQVNFSSTLLAAGLAIAIAKLWQ
- a CDS encoding YncE family protein, with product MSSLGKAGLAVIVFAVIIWVGCNEAFRPIVIPIPSPGPDPQNLSRAYALSNNCVPTCPVPPPGSGIGALTTIDVPGDTVTSVQYGGRGPVDLFVTPGGGLAFTVNNLDDNLTAISPGNLNTFPATIPLPTGAQPVFAFNPGIGALYVAEPGRNRVAVISLGTLAMTSEIIVGTSPVAIAEPPNGQKVYVVNQGDGTVTVVRTADNSVLGTIAVGTSPVAAVASSDGRFVFVANEGSNDVTVIDTTNDTTALTTIALGASPGCAGQVPCFSITYDPGLKRVYTANRASNTVSIIRADQPLPTLPSLLTPAPGIDVTACAGAGASPQQVAVLPDGSRAYVANAGTDNVCVLDSLSNTFTKSIALPVGAAPTSVAASASGTKVYTANPGTQNISIIATTSDTIITSLQSPKADPNCQDPAPPAAPVCSHINPVYVTAQ